In Micromonospora sp. WMMD980, the following are encoded in one genomic region:
- the sucC gene encoding ADP-forming succinate--CoA ligase subunit beta, which translates to MDLYEYQGRDLFERHGLPVLAGGVATTPEEARAIAERLGGRVVVKAQVKVGGRGKAGGVKLAEGAEETVARATDILGMDIKGHTVHKVMITVTADVAEEYYFSYLLDRANRTFLCIASVAGGMDIEAVAAETPEKVVKAPIDANTGVDEATAREIVDAAGFPAEVADQIVDVAVGLWQAFVAEDATLVEVNPLATTKDGKLLLLDAKVTLDENAAFRHPDHEALVDQASVDPLEQAAKEKDLNYVKLDGEVGIIGNGAGLVMSTLDVVAYAGERHGGVKPANFLDIGGGASAEVMANGLEIVLSDPSVKSVFVNVFGGITACDAVANGIVQALALLEQRGEKATKPLVVRLDGNNAEAGRAILDGAANPLIQRVDTMDGAAERAAELAAAGV; encoded by the coding sequence GTGGACCTGTACGAGTACCAGGGGCGGGACCTGTTCGAGCGGCACGGCTTGCCCGTGCTCGCCGGCGGCGTCGCCACTACCCCGGAGGAGGCCCGCGCGATCGCCGAACGCCTCGGCGGCCGGGTGGTCGTCAAGGCGCAGGTGAAGGTCGGTGGCCGCGGCAAGGCCGGCGGCGTGAAGCTGGCCGAGGGCGCGGAGGAGACGGTGGCCCGGGCCACCGACATCCTCGGCATGGACATCAAGGGTCACACCGTCCACAAGGTCATGATCACGGTGACCGCGGACGTGGCCGAGGAGTACTACTTCTCGTACCTGCTCGACCGGGCGAACCGCACCTTCCTCTGCATCGCCAGCGTCGCCGGCGGCATGGACATCGAGGCGGTCGCCGCCGAGACGCCGGAGAAGGTCGTCAAGGCCCCGATCGACGCCAACACCGGCGTGGACGAGGCCACGGCGCGCGAGATCGTCGACGCGGCCGGCTTCCCGGCCGAGGTCGCCGACCAGATCGTCGACGTCGCGGTCGGGTTGTGGCAGGCGTTCGTCGCCGAGGACGCCACCCTGGTCGAGGTGAACCCGTTGGCCACCACCAAGGACGGCAAGCTGCTGCTCCTGGACGCCAAGGTCACCCTGGACGAGAACGCCGCGTTCCGGCACCCGGACCACGAGGCCCTGGTCGACCAGGCGTCGGTGGACCCGCTGGAGCAGGCCGCCAAGGAGAAGGACCTCAACTACGTCAAGCTCGACGGCGAGGTCGGCATCATCGGCAACGGCGCCGGCCTGGTCATGTCCACGCTCGACGTGGTCGCCTACGCGGGCGAGCGGCACGGCGGCGTCAAGCCGGCCAACTTCCTGGACATCGGCGGCGGCGCGAGCGCCGAGGTGATGGCGAACGGCCTGGAGATCGTCCTGTCCGACCCGTCGGTGAAGAGCGTCTTCGTCAACGTGTTCGGCGGCATCACCGCCTGCGACGCGGTCGCCAACGGCATCGTGCAGGCGCTGGCGCTGCTCGAGCAGCGCGGCGAGAAGGCCACCAAGCCGCTCGTGGTCCGCCTCGACGGCAACAACGCCGAGGCCGGTCGGGCCATCCTCGACGGCGCGGCCAACCCGCTCATCCAGCGGGTCGACACCATGGACGGCGCGGCCGAGCGGGCCGCCGAGCTGGCAGCTGCGGGGGTGTAG
- the sucD gene encoding succinate--CoA ligase subunit alpha, with protein sequence MAIWLTKDSKVIVQGMTGSEGSKHTRRMLAAGTTVVGGVNPRKAGTTVDFDGTELPVFASVADAMKDTGADVTVIFVPPQFTRAAVVEAIDAGIDLAVVITEGVPVHDTAAFWAYNVAKGERTRIIGPNCPGIASPGASNAGIIPADITGAGRIGLVSKSGTLTYQMMYELRDIGFSTCVGIGGDPIIGTTHIDALAAFEADPETEAIVMIGEIGGDAEERAAEFIKDNVTKPVVGYIAGFTAPPGKTMGHAGAIISGSAGTADAKKAALEAVGVKVGKTPTETAELMRELMSGR encoded by the coding sequence ATGGCTATCTGGCTGACCAAGGACTCCAAGGTCATCGTGCAGGGCATGACCGGCTCCGAGGGTTCGAAGCACACCCGGCGGATGCTCGCCGCCGGCACCACCGTCGTCGGCGGCGTGAACCCGCGCAAGGCCGGCACCACCGTCGACTTCGACGGCACCGAGCTGCCGGTCTTCGCCTCCGTCGCGGACGCGATGAAGGACACCGGCGCCGACGTCACGGTCATCTTCGTGCCGCCGCAGTTCACCAGGGCCGCGGTGGTCGAGGCGATCGACGCCGGCATCGACCTGGCCGTGGTGATCACCGAGGGCGTGCCGGTGCACGACACCGCCGCGTTCTGGGCGTACAACGTGGCCAAGGGCGAGCGGACCCGGATCATCGGCCCGAACTGCCCGGGCATCGCCTCGCCGGGCGCGTCGAACGCCGGCATCATCCCGGCCGACATCACCGGCGCCGGCCGGATCGGCCTGGTCAGCAAGAGCGGCACGCTGACCTACCAGATGATGTACGAGCTGCGCGACATCGGCTTCTCCACCTGCGTCGGCATCGGCGGTGACCCGATCATCGGGACCACCCACATCGACGCGCTCGCCGCGTTCGAGGCGGACCCGGAGACCGAGGCGATCGTCATGATCGGCGAGATCGGTGGCGACGCCGAGGAGCGGGCGGCCGAGTTCATCAAGGACAACGTCACCAAGCCGGTCGTCGGCTACATCGCCGGCTTCACCGCGCCGCCCGGCAAGACCATGGGCCACGCTGGCGCCATCATCTCCGGCTCGGCGGGCACCGCCGACGCCAAGAAGGCGGCGCTGGAGGCGGTCGGCGTCAAGGTCGGCAAGACCCCGACCGAGACCGCCGAGCTGATGCGGGAGCTCATGTCCGGCCGCTGA
- a CDS encoding DUF4190 domain-containing protein: MNAPYPPPPPPPAAGRDRTTLWGVLGIVLGLLCCGILGIVFGWLSLRDARRNGKSQLLGWLAIAVGVINIVASAIVRARGHYYYPYWYR, encoded by the coding sequence GTGAACGCTCCGTATCCGCCGCCCCCGCCGCCGCCGGCCGCCGGCCGGGACCGGACCACGCTCTGGGGCGTCCTCGGCATCGTGCTCGGCCTGCTCTGCTGCGGCATCCTGGGCATCGTCTTCGGCTGGTTGTCGCTCCGCGACGCGCGCCGCAACGGCAAGTCGCAACTGCTCGGCTGGCTGGCCATCGCGGTGGGTGTCATCAACATCGTGGCCAGCGCCATCGTCCGGGCCCGCGGGCACTACTACTACCCGTACTGGTACCGCTGA
- a CDS encoding DUF6350 family protein, translated as MSRVTPDQPRRATAGPTAGARPRGRARPTARGPVPRPGDPSRNRAPLPVAAGVAALWAAVTSWLPVTVVLGLAQLTEDAGSLAGALRAGLAGWLLGHGVPLQTAAGPLGLAPLALSVLVVWRLTRAGVHVSRAVGARGGGSPRQALTVAVAVGIAYALLGALAALTVSAGGLRVSPATAALVFAAFGAPAALVGALRTTGVWALLARRSPPPVRDGLRAGVVAALLLCGASAGAAGLSVATGGGDAADMIGAYRTGVAGQAGITLVSLAYAPNATAWSASYLLGPGFAVGTDTAVRTSEVSVGALPAVPLLAGLPRGPVDGAGAGLLAVPVLVAMAAGWLLARRSLRAAAEERAEVGWRALLVPAALAGPVAGALLGLVAAASGGPLGGGRLAEIGPPPWPVFGVATVVVAVGAMLGAAATRTLTRPAPPARPSAPPRATPDPR; from the coding sequence ATGTCACGTGTCACCCCTGACCAGCCCCGCCGCGCGACCGCCGGCCCGACCGCCGGCGCCCGGCCGCGCGGCCGGGCCCGCCCGACCGCGCGAGGGCCCGTGCCCCGGCCCGGCGACCCGTCCCGCAACCGGGCCCCGCTGCCCGTCGCCGCCGGGGTGGCCGCGCTCTGGGCCGCGGTGACCTCATGGCTGCCGGTCACCGTGGTGCTCGGCCTGGCCCAGCTCACCGAGGACGCCGGCTCGCTCGCCGGCGCGCTGCGCGCCGGGCTCGCCGGCTGGCTCCTCGGGCACGGGGTGCCGCTGCAGACCGCCGCGGGCCCACTCGGCCTGGCGCCGCTCGCGCTGAGCGTGCTCGTCGTCTGGCGGCTCACCCGCGCCGGGGTGCACGTCAGCCGCGCCGTGGGCGCCCGTGGTGGCGGCTCGCCCCGGCAGGCGCTCACCGTCGCGGTCGCGGTCGGCATCGCGTACGCGCTGCTCGGCGCGCTCGCCGCGCTGACCGTCAGCGCCGGCGGGCTGCGGGTCTCCCCGGCCACCGCCGCGCTCGTCTTCGCCGCGTTCGGCGCCCCGGCCGCACTGGTCGGCGCGTTGCGCACCACCGGGGTGTGGGCGTTGCTGGCGCGGCGCAGCCCACCACCGGTCCGCGACGGGCTGCGCGCCGGCGTGGTCGCCGCGCTCCTGCTGTGCGGCGCGAGCGCCGGCGCGGCCGGGCTGTCGGTGGCCACCGGCGGGGGCGACGCGGCCGACATGATCGGGGCCTACCGGACCGGGGTGGCCGGTCAGGCGGGCATCACCCTGGTCAGCCTCGCCTACGCGCCGAACGCCACCGCCTGGTCGGCCAGCTACCTGCTCGGGCCCGGGTTCGCCGTCGGCACGGACACGGCGGTCCGCACCAGCGAGGTGTCGGTCGGCGCGCTGCCGGCCGTACCCCTGCTGGCCGGCCTGCCGCGCGGCCCGGTGGACGGGGCCGGCGCCGGGCTGCTCGCGGTCCCGGTGCTGGTCGCGATGGCGGCCGGCTGGCTGCTGGCCCGGCGGTCGCTGCGGGCCGCGGCCGAGGAACGGGCCGAGGTCGGCTGGCGGGCGCTCCTGGTCCCGGCCGCGCTCGCCGGTCCGGTCGCCGGCGCGTTGCTGGGGCTGGTCGCGGCGGCTTCGGGCGGGCCGCTCGGCGGCGGCCGGCTGGCCGAGATCGGGCCGCCACCCTGGCCGGTGTTCGGCGTGGCCACGGTGGTGGTCGCGGTCGGCGCGATGCTCGGCGCCGCGGCGACCCGCACCCTCACCCGGCCCGCGCCGCCGGCCCGCCCATCGGCCCCGCCCCGCGCCACCCCCGACCCGCGCTGA
- a CDS encoding DUF4190 domain-containing protein — protein MQPGYPGQDPYGQQPNQDPTAQPHDPYGQPPQPPQYGQQPPYGQQPTSGQPYGEPTSGQPYGQPTSGQPYGQDPYAQQQPYGAAPQYPAAGYPTGPGAGQGQNNTLGLIGMIVGIASIVLGLCCPLLGVPAGIAGVVLGVLGQKKVQAGEASNAGQARAALICGAVGVVVGIISAIAGAAINMGNFGS, from the coding sequence ATGCAGCCCGGTTACCCCGGACAGGACCCGTACGGCCAGCAGCCGAACCAGGACCCGACCGCCCAGCCGCACGACCCGTACGGCCAGCCGCCGCAGCCCCCGCAGTACGGGCAGCAGCCGCCGTACGGGCAGCAGCCGACCTCCGGTCAGCCCTACGGCGAGCCGACCTCGGGCCAGCCCTACGGGCAGCCCACCTCCGGCCAGCCCTATGGCCAGGACCCGTACGCGCAGCAGCAGCCGTACGGCGCCGCGCCGCAGTATCCGGCCGCGGGCTACCCAACCGGCCCGGGCGCGGGTCAGGGCCAGAACAACACGCTGGGCCTGATCGGCATGATCGTCGGCATCGCGTCGATCGTGCTCGGCCTATGCTGCCCGCTGCTGGGCGTCCCGGCCGGCATCGCCGGCGTGGTGCTCGGTGTGCTCGGCCAGAAGAAGGTGCAGGCCGGCGAGGCCAGCAACGCCGGCCAGGCCCGGGCCGCCCTGATCTGCGGTGCGGTCGGCGTGGTCGTCGGCATCATCAGCGCCATCGCCGGTGCCGCTATCAACATGGGCAACTTCGGTTCCTGA
- a CDS encoding CD225/dispanin family protein → MQPGYPQQQPPQQIDNNMTMSIVAIFLFWPLAIPAIINASKVNPLIQQGDYAGAQAAAAESKKWSKWALIVGLVWIGIIVVCCLFGGLAGLVGGSSGTN, encoded by the coding sequence ATGCAGCCCGGTTACCCCCAGCAGCAGCCCCCGCAGCAGATCGACAACAACATGACCATGTCGATCGTGGCGATCTTCCTGTTCTGGCCGCTCGCCATCCCGGCGATCATCAACGCCTCCAAGGTCAACCCGCTGATCCAGCAGGGCGACTACGCGGGCGCCCAGGCCGCCGCGGCCGAGTCCAAGAAGTGGTCCAAGTGGGCCCTGATCGTCGGCCTGGTCTGGATCGGCATCATTGTGGTGTGTTGCCTGTTCGGTGGCCTGGCGGGTCTCGTCGGCGGCAGCAGCGGCACGAACTGA
- the purN gene encoding phosphoribosylglycinamide formyltransferase produces the protein MTEPASVARLVVLVSGSGSNLQALLDAAADPGYGARVVAVGADRDGIAGLDRAAAAGVPSFVERVKDHPTREDWDKALTARVAEHRPDLVVSAGFLKLVGPEFLTAFGDRYLNTHNTLLPAFPGIHGPRDALAYGVKVTGATLFFVDAGMDTGPIVAQVAVAVFDDDDVETLTERIKSAERRQLVEQVGRLVREGWTITGRKVSIP, from the coding sequence GTGACCGAGCCCGCGTCCGTCGCCCGCCTCGTCGTCCTCGTCTCCGGCTCCGGCAGCAACCTCCAGGCGCTGCTGGACGCCGCCGCCGACCCCGGCTACGGGGCGCGGGTGGTGGCCGTCGGCGCCGACCGGGACGGGATCGCCGGCCTGGACCGGGCCGCCGCCGCCGGCGTGCCGTCCTTCGTCGAGCGGGTCAAGGACCACCCGACCCGGGAGGACTGGGACAAGGCCCTCACCGCCCGGGTGGCCGAGCACCGGCCGGACCTGGTGGTCAGCGCGGGGTTCCTCAAGCTGGTCGGGCCGGAGTTCCTGACCGCGTTCGGCGACCGCTACCTGAACACGCACAACACGCTGCTGCCGGCGTTCCCCGGCATCCACGGTCCCCGCGACGCGCTGGCCTACGGCGTGAAGGTCACCGGGGCCACGTTGTTCTTCGTCGATGCCGGGATGGACACCGGCCCGATCGTCGCCCAGGTCGCCGTTGCGGTGTTCGACGACGACGACGTGGAGACGCTCACCGAGCGCATCAAGTCCGCCGAGCGGCGCCAGCTCGTCGAGCAGGTCGGCCGCCTGGTCCGTGAAGGTTGGACGATCACCGGCAGAAAGGTCAGCATTCCGTGA
- the purH gene encoding bifunctional phosphoribosylaminoimidazolecarboxamide formyltransferase/IMP cyclohydrolase gives MSTTEEGRRPIRRALVSVYDKTGLAELAHALHEAGVEIVSTGSTASTISGAGVPVTPVEQVTGFPEILDGRVKTLHPKIHGGLLADLRKDTHAGQLDEHGIAGIDLLVSNLYPFQATVASGAGADECVEQIDIGGPAMVRAAAKNHASVAVVTDPAAYPAVVAALADGGFTLARRRALAARAFADIADYDVAVADWFATTVAPAEDGFGEFAGLALRRQAVLRYGENPHQTAALYADPGAPAGLAQAEQLHGKEMSYNNYVDADAAWRAAHDFPDQPAVAVIKHANPCGIAVGADVAEAHRKAHACDPVSAFGGVIAVNRPVSVELAGQVAEIFTEVLVAPGFDDGALELLRAKKNIRLLRAPAFAPRPAEWRQVSGGMLVQARDAVDAPGDDPSGWTLATGDPADEAMLRDLAFAWRAVRAVKSNAILLARDGATVGVGMGQVNRVDSARLAVSRAGEDRARGAVCASDAFFPFADGPQILIDAGVRAIVQPGGSIRDEETIAACKEAGVTMYLTGTRHFFH, from the coding sequence GTGAGCACCACTGAGGAAGGTCGCCGCCCGATCCGGCGCGCGTTGGTCAGCGTCTACGACAAGACCGGCCTGGCCGAGCTGGCCCACGCCCTGCACGAGGCCGGCGTGGAGATCGTCTCGACCGGCAGCACCGCCTCGACGATCTCCGGCGCGGGCGTGCCGGTCACTCCGGTCGAGCAGGTCACCGGCTTCCCGGAGATCCTCGACGGCCGGGTGAAGACCCTGCACCCGAAGATCCACGGTGGTCTCCTGGCCGACCTGCGCAAGGACACCCACGCCGGCCAGCTCGACGAGCACGGCATCGCCGGGATCGACCTGCTGGTCTCCAACCTCTATCCGTTCCAGGCCACGGTCGCCTCCGGCGCGGGCGCCGACGAGTGCGTCGAGCAGATCGACATCGGTGGCCCGGCGATGGTGCGGGCGGCCGCGAAGAACCACGCCTCGGTGGCGGTGGTGACCGACCCGGCCGCGTACCCGGCGGTGGTGGCCGCGCTCGCCGACGGTGGCTTCACCCTGGCCCGCCGGCGCGCGCTCGCGGCCCGGGCGTTCGCCGACATCGCCGACTACGACGTGGCGGTGGCGGACTGGTTCGCCACCACTGTCGCCCCGGCCGAGGACGGCTTCGGCGAGTTCGCCGGGCTGGCGCTGCGTCGCCAGGCCGTGCTGCGCTACGGCGAGAACCCGCACCAGACGGCGGCGCTCTACGCCGACCCGGGCGCGCCGGCCGGGCTGGCCCAGGCCGAGCAGTTGCACGGCAAGGAGATGTCCTACAACAACTACGTCGACGCGGACGCCGCCTGGCGGGCCGCGCACGACTTCCCGGACCAGCCGGCGGTGGCGGTCATCAAGCACGCCAACCCGTGTGGCATCGCGGTCGGCGCGGACGTGGCCGAGGCGCACCGCAAGGCGCACGCCTGCGACCCGGTCTCCGCGTTCGGCGGCGTGATCGCGGTGAACCGGCCGGTGAGCGTCGAGCTGGCCGGGCAGGTGGCGGAGATCTTCACCGAGGTGCTGGTGGCGCCGGGCTTCGACGACGGCGCGCTGGAGCTGCTGCGGGCGAAGAAGAACATCCGGCTGCTGCGGGCGCCCGCGTTCGCGCCGCGGCCGGCGGAGTGGCGGCAGGTCAGCGGCGGCATGCTGGTGCAGGCGCGGGACGCGGTGGACGCGCCCGGCGACGACCCGTCCGGCTGGACGCTTGCCACCGGCGACCCGGCCGACGAGGCGATGCTGCGCGATCTGGCGTTCGCCTGGCGGGCGGTACGCGCGGTGAAGAGCAACGCGATCCTGCTGGCCCGCGACGGCGCCACCGTCGGCGTGGGGATGGGCCAGGTCAACCGGGTCGACTCGGCGCGGCTCGCGGTCAGCCGGGCCGGCGAGGACCGGGCCCGCGGCGCGGTCTGCGCCTCGGACGCGTTCTTCCCGTTCGCCGACGGGCCGCAGATCCTCATCGACGCCGGCGTCCGGGCGATCGTGCAGCCCGGCGGCTCGATCCGCGACGAGGAGACCATCGCGGCCTGCAAGGAGGCCGGCGTGACCATGTACCTCACCGGGACCCGGCACTTCTTCCACTAG
- a CDS encoding dipeptide ABC transporter ATP-binding protein: MTVPASSTKLRGETVLAVDDLVKHFPITQGVLFKRQIGAVRAVDGVSFELRRGETLGVVGESGCGKSTLARLLMRLETPTSGRATLEGRDLFAASGGELRRLRRNMQMVMQDPYTSLNPRMTVGDIVGEPFAIHPDAAPKGSRRQRVRELLDVVGLNPEHVNRYPHQFSGGQRQRIGIARALALRPEIIVCDEPVSALDVSIQAQVINLLEQLQDEFGLSYIFIAHDLSVVRHICDRVAVMYLGRIVEIGTEEQIYQRATHPYTQALLSAVPVPDPEARDRRTVIRLTGDVPSPADPPSGCRFRTRCWKAEEVCAVQDPQTVPRAADPHPSACHFAEVRADV; this comes from the coding sequence ATGACCGTGCCCGCTAGCTCCACCAAGCTCCGGGGCGAGACAGTCCTCGCGGTCGACGATCTGGTGAAGCACTTCCCGATCACCCAGGGCGTCCTGTTCAAGCGGCAGATCGGCGCGGTGCGGGCGGTCGACGGGGTGAGCTTCGAGCTGCGTCGGGGCGAGACACTCGGCGTGGTCGGCGAGTCCGGCTGCGGCAAGTCCACGCTGGCCCGGCTGCTCATGCGGCTGGAGACGCCGACCTCCGGCCGGGCCACGCTGGAGGGACGGGACCTGTTCGCCGCGTCCGGCGGGGAGCTGCGCCGGCTGCGGCGGAACATGCAGATGGTGATGCAGGACCCCTACACCTCGCTCAACCCGCGGATGACCGTGGGCGACATCGTCGGCGAACCGTTCGCGATCCACCCGGACGCCGCGCCGAAGGGCAGTCGGCGGCAGCGGGTGCGGGAGCTGCTCGACGTGGTCGGGCTCAACCCGGAGCACGTCAACCGCTATCCGCACCAGTTCTCCGGTGGCCAACGGCAGCGCATCGGCATCGCAAGGGCGCTCGCGCTACGGCCCGAGATCATCGTCTGCGACGAGCCGGTGTCGGCCCTCGACGTCTCCATCCAGGCCCAGGTGATCAACCTGTTGGAGCAGCTCCAGGACGAGTTCGGGCTCTCCTACATCTTCATCGCGCACGACCTGTCGGTGGTCCGGCACATCTGCGACCGGGTGGCGGTGATGTACCTGGGCCGGATCGTGGAGATCGGCACCGAGGAGCAGATCTACCAGCGCGCCACCCACCCGTACACCCAGGCGTTGCTCTCCGCGGTGCCGGTGCCCGACCCGGAGGCCCGCGACCGGCGGACCGTCATCCGGCTCACCGGTGACGTGCCCAGCCCGGCCGACCCGCCGTCCGGCTGCCGGTTCCGCACCCGGTGCTGGAAGGCGGAGGAGGTGTGCGCCGTCCAGGACCCGCAGACCGTGCCCCGCGCGGCCGACCCGCACCCGTCGGCCTGCCACTTCGCCGAGGTGCGCGCGGACGTCTGA
- a CDS encoding ABC transporter ATP-binding protein, translating into MTEPAVRPTPASPTPPDGHLLEVRDLHVEFRTGEGVARVINGVTYHLDAGETLAVLGESGSGKSVTAQAIMGILDTPPARVRSGQILYQGRDLLTRSEEERRRIRGAEIAMIFQDALSALNPVFPVGWQIGESLRQRAGLSRADARRRTVELMDLVRIPAAAKRLGDHPHQFSGGMRQRVMIAMALALDPKVLIADEPTTALDVTVQAQIMDLLADLRRDLGMALILITHDLGVVAGVADRIAVMYAGRIVEHADVRPLYRAPAHPYTKGLLESIPRLDVRGQALSTIRGLPPNLMRIPAGCPFHPRCPYARQVCVDEVPHDLVLGDGRTSACHFAQEVHDDRAR; encoded by the coding sequence ATGACCGAACCCGCGGTCCGGCCGACGCCGGCCTCCCCCACTCCGCCCGACGGGCACCTGCTGGAGGTGCGGGACCTGCACGTCGAGTTCCGCACCGGCGAGGGGGTGGCCCGGGTGATCAACGGGGTGACCTACCACCTGGACGCCGGCGAGACGCTCGCCGTGCTCGGCGAGTCGGGCTCCGGCAAGTCGGTCACCGCTCAGGCGATCATGGGCATCCTGGACACCCCGCCCGCCCGCGTCCGCTCCGGCCAGATCCTCTACCAGGGGCGGGACCTCCTCACCCGGTCGGAGGAGGAGCGCCGTCGGATCCGCGGCGCGGAGATTGCGATGATCTTCCAGGACGCGCTGTCCGCGCTGAACCCGGTGTTCCCGGTTGGGTGGCAGATCGGCGAGTCGCTGCGGCAGCGGGCCGGGCTGTCCCGCGCCGACGCGCGCCGACGCACCGTCGAACTGATGGACCTGGTCCGGATCCCGGCCGCGGCGAAGCGGCTCGGCGACCACCCGCACCAGTTCTCCGGCGGCATGCGTCAACGCGTCATGATCGCCATGGCGCTGGCGCTGGACCCGAAGGTGCTGATCGCGGACGAACCCACCACCGCGCTCGACGTCACCGTGCAGGCCCAGATCATGGACCTCCTCGCCGACCTGCGGCGGGACCTCGGCATGGCGCTGATCCTGATCACCCACGACCTCGGTGTGGTGGCCGGCGTGGCGGACCGGATCGCGGTCATGTACGCCGGCCGGATCGTCGAACACGCCGACGTGCGCCCGCTCTACCGGGCGCCCGCCCACCCGTACACCAAGGGGTTGCTGGAGTCGATCCCCCGGCTCGACGTGCGCGGCCAGGCGCTGTCGACCATCCGGGGGCTGCCGCCGAACCTGATGCGGATCCCGGCCGGCTGCCCGTTCCACCCCCGTTGCCCCTACGCGCGGCAGGTCTGCGTGGACGAGGTGCCGCACGACCTGGTCCTCGGCGACGGCCGGACCAGCGCATGCCACTTCGCGCAGGAGGTCCACGATGACCGTGCCCGCTAG
- a CDS encoding ABC transporter permease, with amino-acid sequence MSDFETVAATEDQSARRGVSGEPGTPDRAGEPRRPRSLAGDAWRDLRGNPVFWLSLLLVVLVAAMAVAPGLFTANDPRDCVLSRQHAGPSGGAIFGYDFQGCDTFARAVYGARASLLVGAFSALITGVIALVVGMLAGYFGGWVDAVLSRVIDIVLGIPLLLAAIVLLKRVSTSGETVRLFAVILVLALLGWTTAARVVRSSVITAREQDYVAAARMLGAGNGRIMWRHILPNALAPAIVVLTIALGSFIAAEATLSFLGIGLKAPTISWGIDIDAGRVHMRESATPLIVPSAFLALTVLAFIMLGDAIRDAFDPKLR; translated from the coding sequence ATGAGCGATTTCGAGACGGTCGCGGCGACCGAGGACCAGTCGGCGCGGCGGGGGGTCTCCGGCGAGCCCGGCACCCCGGACCGGGCCGGCGAGCCGCGTCGGCCGCGCAGCCTGGCCGGCGACGCCTGGCGCGACCTGCGCGGCAACCCGGTCTTCTGGCTCAGCCTCCTGCTGGTGGTGCTGGTCGCCGCGATGGCCGTCGCGCCCGGGCTGTTCACCGCCAACGACCCGCGCGACTGCGTGCTCTCCCGCCAGCACGCCGGGCCGTCCGGCGGGGCGATCTTCGGGTACGACTTCCAGGGCTGCGACACGTTCGCCCGCGCGGTCTACGGCGCCCGCGCCTCGCTGCTGGTGGGTGCGTTCTCGGCGCTGATCACCGGGGTGATCGCGCTCGTGGTCGGGATGCTCGCCGGCTACTTCGGCGGCTGGGTCGACGCGGTGCTCTCCCGGGTGATCGACATCGTGCTCGGCATCCCGCTGCTGTTGGCCGCGATCGTGCTGCTCAAGCGGGTCAGCACCAGCGGCGAGACGGTACGCCTGTTCGCGGTCATCCTGGTGCTGGCGCTGCTCGGCTGGACCACCGCGGCCCGGGTGGTGCGCTCCTCGGTGATCACCGCCCGGGAGCAGGACTACGTGGCCGCCGCCCGGATGCTGGGCGCCGGCAACGGCCGGATCATGTGGCGGCACATCCTGCCGAACGCGCTCGCACCGGCCATCGTGGTGCTCACCATCGCGCTCGGCTCGTTCATCGCGGCCGAGGCCACGCTGAGCTTCCTCGGCATCGGCCTGAAGGCGCCGACCATCTCCTGGGGCATCGACATCGACGCGGGCCGGGTGCACATGCGCGAGTCGGCGACGCCGCTGATCGTGCCGTCGGCCTTCCTCGCGCTGACCGTGCTCGCGTTCATCATGCTCGGCGACGCGATCCGCGACGCCTTCGACCCGAAGCTGCGGTGA